One region of uncultured Fusobacterium sp. genomic DNA includes:
- a CDS encoding AMP-binding protein, which translates to MKFIYDRNKTAVIFGDREYSYKEIIKGIKYYSSLLGIKGEKIAVTMENRPEMICSIFSVWDSENIAIVLDSGYTGEQFAYAFSDSEPKYIFTSKKVLERVKEGIEISQKNIEILVVDDLVIPENFEPENYEVIIEDMEKIALLLYTSGTTGNPKGVMLTFNNLESNIKAVREIELVNDQDRVLAILPYHHILPLNLTMLMPMYFGTFLVILDELSSEALKSALKKHKISVIIGVPRVWEMLHKAIMGKINSNFVAKKLFNLCKSVNSVALSKKVFKKVSDELGGCMRILVSGGAKLDPEVSANFKTLGLPIIEGYGLTETSPIIAFNRPNNNVIGSAGQLIPDIQVKIAEDEEILVKGANVMKGYYNNPKATSEAIDEDGWFHTGDLGKFEGDSLFIIGRKKEMIVLSNGKNINPGDIESSILKETDLIKEIAVMEYNNHLMAIVYPDFDLIRRRQIANIKETLKWEIIDKYNVNAPKYRKILEVKIVKDELPKTKLGKIRRFMLKDFLSKNDEEVKENSQEKKEKIEVPQEIISEYETLKKYLETNFNCEVEPNFHLELDLGLDSLDIVEILSFIETNFGVKVSEEQFSNLKSILDIAKFIKENGGKYHEESLDWKSILNQDIDVALPKSSFMITFTRFLLKPIFMLYFRLRKIDIQKIVENPAIYVGNHQSFLDALIFNQALPSKKLKDTYYIAVASHFNTPLRRYLADRGNIIIIDINKNLKETLQISAKVLKEGKNLVIFPEGARTRDGELQEFKKTFAILAKELNIPVVPFGIRGAYEAMPYGSSFPKSSPIDIKFFDEIDPEELSIDEIVKEARKEIKDWLDEK; encoded by the coding sequence ATGAAGTTTATATATGATAGAAATAAAACTGCTGTAATCTTTGGAGATCGAGAATACAGTTATAAAGAGATTATAAAAGGAATTAAATACTACTCTAGTCTTTTAGGAATAAAAGGAGAAAAGATAGCAGTAACAATGGAGAATAGACCAGAGATGATATGTTCTATTTTTTCTGTTTGGGATAGTGAAAATATTGCTATAGTTTTAGATTCAGGATATACTGGAGAGCAGTTTGCATATGCTTTTTCTGATTCTGAACCTAAATATATTTTTACTTCTAAAAAAGTTCTTGAAAGAGTAAAAGAGGGAATAGAGATCTCACAAAAAAATATAGAGATATTAGTTGTAGATGATCTTGTTATTCCAGAGAATTTTGAGCCAGAAAATTATGAAGTTATAATAGAAGATATGGAAAAGATAGCATTACTTCTATATACTTCAGGAACAACAGGAAATCCTAAAGGGGTTATGTTAACTTTTAATAACTTAGAGTCAAATATAAAAGCAGTTAGAGAGATTGAATTAGTAAATGATCAAGATAGGGTTTTAGCAATATTACCATATCATCATATTTTACCATTAAACTTAACAATGTTAATGCCAATGTATTTTGGAACTTTCTTAGTAATACTTGATGAATTATCTTCAGAAGCTTTAAAATCTGCTTTAAAGAAACATAAAATAAGTGTAATTATAGGTGTTCCAAGGGTTTGGGAGATGCTACATAAAGCTATAATGGGAAAAATTAATAGTAACTTTGTAGCTAAAAAATTATTTAATCTTTGCAAAAGTGTTAATAGTGTAGCTTTAAGTAAAAAAGTTTTCAAAAAAGTTTCTGATGAATTAGGTGGATGTATGAGAATTTTAGTTTCAGGAGGAGCTAAATTAGATCCAGAGGTATCAGCTAATTTTAAAACTTTAGGTTTACCTATTATAGAAGGATATGGACTTACAGAAACTTCTCCTATAATAGCTTTTAACCGTCCTAATAACAATGTTATTGGTTCAGCTGGGCAACTTATTCCAGACATTCAAGTAAAAATAGCTGAAGATGAAGAGATTTTAGTAAAGGGAGCCAATGTAATGAAGGGATATTATAATAATCCTAAGGCTACTTCAGAAGCAATAGATGAAGATGGTTGGTTCCATACTGGAGATTTAGGAAAGTTTGAAGGAGATTCTCTATTTATTATTGGTAGAAAAAAAGAGATGATAGTATTATCAAATGGTAAAAATATCAATCCTGGAGATATTGAATCTAGTATTTTAAAAGAAACTGATCTTATAAAAGAGATTGCTGTAATGGAGTATAATAATCATTTAATGGCAATAGTTTATCCTGATTTTGATCTAATTAGAAGAAGACAGATAGCTAATATAAAAGAGACATTAAAATGGGAAATTATAGATAAATATAATGTAAATGCTCCTAAATATAGAAAAATATTAGAAGTAAAAATTGTAAAAGATGAATTACCTAAGACAAAACTTGGAAAAATTAGAAGATTTATGTTAAAGGATTTCTTAAGTAAAAATGATGAAGAGGTAAAGGAAAATTCTCAAGAGAAAAAAGAGAAGATAGAAGTTCCACAAGAGATAATTTCAGAATATGAAACATTAAAAAAATATTTAGAAACAAATTTTAATTGTGAAGTTGAACCAAATTTCCATTTAGAGTTAGATTTAGGATTAGATTCATTAGACATTGTAGAAATTTTATCTTTTATTGAAACGAATTTTGGAGTAAAAGTTAGTGAAGAACAATTTAGTAATTTAAAAAGTATTTTAGATATTGCTAAGTTTATAAAAGAGAATGGTGGAAAATACCATGAAGAAAGTTTAGATTGGAAGAGTATCTTAAATCAGGATATAGATGTGGCTTTACCAAAATCAAGTTTTATGATTACTTTTACCAGATTTTTACTTAAACCAATTTTTATGCTATATTTCCGTTTACGTAAAATAGATATACAAAAAATTGTAGAAAATCCTGCTATCTATGTTGGAAATCATCAAAGTTTCCTAGATGCTCTTATTTTTAATCAAGCTCTTCCTAGTAAAAAATTAAAGGATACTTACTATATAGCAGTAGCATCACATTTTAATACTCCACTTAGAAGATATTTAGCAGATAGAGGAAATATAATCATAATAGATATAAATAAAAACTTAAAAGAGACTTTACAAATATCTGCAAAAGTTTTAAAAGAGGGAAAAAATTTAGTAATTTTCCCTGAAGGAGCTAGAACAAGAGATGGAGAGTTGCAAGAATTTAAAAAGACTTTTGCAATATTAGCTAAGGAGTTAAATATTCCAGTAGTTCCATTTGGAATAAGAGGAGCATATGAGGCTATGCCATATGGAAGTAGTTTTCCTAAATCATCTCCTATTGATATAAAATTCTTTGATGAGATAGATCCAGAAGAATTAAGTATAGATGAGATTGTAAAGGAAGCTAGAAAAGAGATAAAAGATTGGCTAGATGAGAAATAA
- a CDS encoding response regulator transcription factor yields MNILVVQREKRQAEYIAKGLKESGYCTDYTSNYEEAQHFLSMLTYDLIIIDSNISGKSGIDFCKDIKKASSELGVIFLSTDSDVELKAKALDSGGDDYIVKPFSFIELLARIRAITRRIKEKKLENESSILKVKDLCLNYLTREVTRGDKKIELTTKEYVLLEYFMRNKNIVLTRTIIKEKIWGIDFISGTNIVDVYVTYLRNKIDKEFDEKLFHTVRGAGYVLKG; encoded by the coding sequence ATGAACATTTTAGTTGTTCAGCGTGAGAAAAGACAAGCTGAGTATATAGCAAAAGGTTTAAAAGAATCAGGATATTGTACTGATTATACTTCTAATTATGAAGAGGCTCAACATTTTCTATCAATGCTTACATATGATTTAATCATAATAGATAGCAATATCTCAGGAAAAAGTGGAATAGATTTTTGTAAAGATATAAAAAAAGCAAGTAGTGAATTAGGGGTTATATTTCTTTCTACAGATAGTGATGTTGAATTAAAAGCCAAAGCATTAGATAGTGGAGGAGATGATTATATTGTAAAACCTTTTTCTTTTATAGAGCTTTTAGCAAGGATAAGAGCTATAACTAGAAGGATAAAAGAGAAAAAATTAGAAAATGAAAGTAGTATTTTAAAGGTAAAAGATCTATGTCTAAATTATCTTACTAGGGAAGTAACAAGAGGAGATAAAAAAATAGAACTTACAACTAAAGAGTATGTTTTACTTGAATATTTTATGAGAAATAAAAATATAGTTTTAACTCGAACTATAATAAAAGAAAAAATATGGGGGATAGATTTTATTTCTGGAACAAATATAGTAGATGTTTATGTTACTTATTTGAGGAATAAAATAGATAAAGAATTTGATGAAAAGCTTTTTCATACAGTAAGAGGTGCAGGATATGTATTAAAAGGCTGA
- a CDS encoding ATP-binding protein — MEKEKNNSILKKIEGKGFGKTIWSPIGRAMHTYNMIEAGDRIAVGISGGKDSMTTLNALVRVKKIAQIDFEIIPIHIHPNTDKATYEKIEKYCEELGLKLQVESTNLSEMLFGEKEVKNPCFLCGRIRRGILYRIMKEQNINKLALGHHKDDIIETFLMNVFYQGNMKMMKPSYISEEYGVRVIRPLAYVEERDIIRYVRKQEIPIVASECPYETSENSKRLRVKNLIKDLANENEDVRSVIFNSIKNMLD, encoded by the coding sequence ATGGAAAAAGAAAAAAATAACTCTATCTTAAAAAAAATCGAGGGAAAAGGATTTGGTAAAACTATTTGGAGTCCCATAGGAAGAGCTATGCATACATATAATATGATAGAAGCTGGAGATAGAATAGCTGTAGGAATATCTGGTGGAAAGGATAGTATGACTACCCTTAATGCATTAGTTAGAGTAAAGAAAATAGCACAAATAGATTTTGAAATTATCCCAATACACATTCATCCAAATACTGATAAAGCTACTTATGAAAAAATAGAAAAATATTGTGAAGAGTTAGGATTAAAATTACAAGTTGAATCTACTAATTTAAGTGAGATGTTATTTGGAGAAAAGGAAGTAAAAAACCCTTGCTTTTTATGTGGAAGAATTAGAAGGGGAATTTTATATAGAATAATGAAGGAGCAAAATATAAATAAACTTGCTCTTGGACATCATAAAGATGATATAATAGAAACTTTTTTAATGAATGTATTTTATCAAGGAAATATGAAAATGATGAAACCTAGTTATATTTCAGAAGAGTATGGTGTAAGGGTAATAAGACCTTTAGCCTATGTTGAAGAAAGAGATATAATAAGATATGTAAGAAAACAAGAGATTCCTATAGTTGCTTCTGAATGTCCTTATGAAACAAGTGAAAACTCTAAAAGATTAAGAGTAAAAAATTTAATAAAAGATTTAGCTAATGAAAATGAAGATGTTAGAAGTGTTATATTTAATAGTATAAAAAATATGTTAGATTAA
- a CDS encoding ATP-binding protein: MTKGELALESIRTTYRKKIWSKFIKAVKDFNLIEDGDKIAVGVSGGKDSLLLCKLFQELKKDRSKNFQVAFISMNPGFGAMDMEQFKKNLEELDIPCEIFDANVWEVAFREDPNNPCFLCAKMRRGVLYNKVEELGYNKLALGHHFDDVVETTMINMFYAGTVKTMIPKVSSTSGKMAVIRPLVYIKEKDIIAYTQRNEIKAMSCGCPIESGKVDSKRREIKELLAQLEKTNPNVKQSIFNSMKNINIDYVMGYTRGNKNKGEM, translated from the coding sequence ATGACTAAAGGAGAATTAGCTTTAGAAAGCATTAGAACTACATATAGAAAAAAAATTTGGAGTAAGTTTATAAAAGCTGTAAAAGATTTTAATCTTATAGAAGATGGAGATAAGATAGCTGTAGGTGTTTCTGGAGGAAAAGATAGTTTGCTATTATGTAAACTTTTTCAAGAGTTAAAAAAAGATAGAAGTAAAAACTTTCAAGTTGCATTTATCTCAATGAATCCAGGATTTGGAGCTATGGATATGGAACAATTTAAGAAAAATTTAGAGGAGTTAGATATTCCTTGTGAGATTTTTGATGCTAACGTTTGGGAAGTAGCTTTTAGAGAAGATCCTAATAACCCTTGTTTTTTATGTGCAAAAATGAGAAGAGGAGTTTTATATAATAAGGTAGAGGAGTTAGGATATAATAAATTAGCTTTAGGACACCATTTTGATGATGTGGTAGAAACGACAATGATAAATATGTTTTATGCAGGAACTGTGAAAACTATGATACCAAAGGTAAGTTCTACAAGTGGTAAAATGGCTGTAATAAGACCGTTAGTATATATTAAAGAAAAGGATATAATAGCTTACACTCAGAGAAATGAGATAAAGGCTATGAGTTGTGGTTGCCCAATTGAATCAGGAAAAGTAGACTCAAAAAGAAGAGAGATAAAAGAGTTATTAGCTCAATTGGAAAAAACAAATCCAAATGTAAAGCAAAGTATATTTAACTCTATGAAAAATATAAATATTGATTATGTAATGGGATATACAAGAGGAAATAAAAATAAAGGTGAGATGTAA
- the smc gene encoding chromosome segregation protein SMC, protein MFLKAVEIFGFKSFGEKVYIEFNRGLTSIVGPNGSGKSNILDAVLWVLGEQSYKNIRAKESGDVIFSGGKDKKPMNFAEVSLYIDNSDSFFPLENNEIKITRKLYTSGENEYYINDSKARLKDIGNLFLDTGVGKSAYSVIGQGKVERIIGSSSKEIKGIIEEAAGIKKFQSQKNEAIKNLENVDTELEKINLILNEVGENREKVEKQASKAQEYLSLKEKRDILAKSIYLCEYKNKNQELEENNLTKEKLTEETNSLNTEFLKIEERLEVIDSNKLELKKYIEENGNKNQQLKGEIESKEKEKVRISERCASYKREVLEREERIKQNDNKIESKKNSLESLNKEQNLLIEKIDILAKENQKFENEIKELEREKEDFNTARELKKKRVMELELEKMKLINEIENSSRRAKGSNNKINSLKEELQESEKKLAVAEVELNKAKENRDSKTLSLSKIKERGEFLENEISNCSQQVNRLSEIIRTSEYDEKRALSKLQVLLKMEENNEGFFKGVKEVLNSKIPGVEGVFISLVNVPEKYMKAIEAGVPGNIQDIIVSTSEVAKKAINILKEKKAGRASFLALDTIKITPKKELNINLDGVIGLASNLVETQERYKIVADFILGNLLVVENMDIALKIIKKSLFNGNVVTLSGELLSARGRITGGDSGNSTASQLFERKREIAQLKEQCKTLKERIEKSVEEQNKISKKLETFENEIDKIDSTEEELRKQVRITQEYFEDCTTKRERINKEIRTIKLELEDEIRYNEEFEKKIFNSNNEMDKIALIIEELKREEEEDIIKFQKINGIILEKREEFSDKKILFLNSQDKINQLTREKEREEKEYALLLSEKKDILQKIDEINLEIEKLKKNEVILTKEIDERILKYESENSEINEKKKLNETLGEEEKILLKRRKEVESYLLHKKDSLNKIKDFVERLKFELEKLVENLEALEDIQETDIILENLKLEKENLKVLDNKLKNFQAVNLLAIEEFKELNEKYNFLSTQKEDLIKGKTVLLDLITEIDETIHSRFFTAYKAIDENFNKMCMETINNAEGKLILNNPDNFDDCGVEIFVKFKNKKRQALSLLSGGEKSMVAIAFIMGIFMFKPSPFTFLDEIEAALDEKNTKKLINKLKEFTDRSQFILITHNKDTMKESETIFGVTMNKEIGISKIVPVRF, encoded by the coding sequence ATGTTTTTAAAAGCAGTAGAAATTTTTGGTTTTAAATCTTTTGGAGAAAAGGTTTATATAGAGTTTAATAGAGGACTTACTTCTATTGTAGGACCTAATGGAAGTGGAAAATCTAATATCCTTGATGCTGTATTATGGGTATTAGGAGAACAATCATATAAAAATATTAGAGCTAAAGAGAGTGGGGATGTAATATTTTCAGGGGGAAAAGATAAAAAACCTATGAACTTTGCTGAAGTTTCTCTCTATATTGATAATAGTGATTCTTTTTTCCCTTTAGAAAATAATGAGATAAAAATTACTCGAAAGCTTTATACAAGTGGAGAGAATGAGTATTACATAAATGATTCAAAAGCTAGACTAAAAGATATTGGAAATTTATTTTTAGATACAGGAGTGGGTAAGAGTGCCTATTCTGTTATAGGTCAAGGAAAGGTTGAAAGAATCATAGGATCATCTTCAAAGGAGATAAAAGGTATTATTGAAGAAGCTGCTGGAATAAAAAAATTCCAAAGTCAAAAAAATGAAGCTATTAAAAATTTAGAAAATGTAGATACAGAACTTGAAAAAATAAATTTAATTTTAAATGAAGTGGGAGAAAATAGAGAAAAAGTAGAAAAACAAGCAAGTAAAGCTCAAGAATATCTAAGTTTAAAAGAAAAAAGAGATATTTTAGCTAAAAGTATCTATCTTTGTGAATATAAAAATAAAAATCAAGAATTAGAAGAAAATAATCTAACTAAAGAAAAGCTAACAGAGGAAACTAATTCTCTAAATACAGAATTTCTTAAAATTGAAGAAAGATTAGAAGTAATTGATTCTAATAAGCTTGAACTGAAAAAATATATTGAGGAAAATGGTAATAAAAATCAACAATTAAAAGGTGAAATTGAAAGTAAAGAAAAGGAAAAAGTTAGAATTAGTGAGAGATGTGCTAGTTACAAAAGAGAAGTTTTAGAAAGAGAGGAAAGAATTAAACAAAATGATAATAAGATAGAGAGTAAGAAAAACTCTCTTGAATCCCTTAATAAAGAGCAAAACCTCTTAATTGAAAAAATTGATATACTAGCTAAGGAAAATCAAAAATTTGAAAATGAAATCAAAGAGTTAGAGAGAGAAAAAGAAGATTTCAATACTGCTAGAGAGTTAAAGAAAAAAAGAGTTATGGAATTAGAACTAGAAAAAATGAAATTGATTAATGAGATTGAAAATTCTAGTAGAAGAGCAAAGGGAAGTAATAATAAAATCAACTCTCTAAAAGAAGAGTTACAAGAGAGTGAGAAAAAACTTGCAGTTGCTGAAGTTGAACTGAATAAAGCTAAAGAGAATAGAGATAGCAAAACTTTATCTCTTTCTAAAATAAAAGAAAGAGGAGAGTTTTTAGAAAATGAAATCAGTAATTGCAGTCAACAAGTTAATAGACTTTCTGAAATAATTAGAACCTCTGAATATGATGAAAAAAGAGCTCTTTCTAAATTACAAGTTCTTTTAAAAATGGAAGAGAATAATGAAGGATTTTTCAAGGGAGTAAAAGAGGTTTTAAACAGTAAGATTCCTGGAGTAGAGGGCGTTTTTATCTCTCTAGTCAATGTTCCTGAAAAATATATGAAAGCTATTGAAGCTGGTGTTCCTGGAAATATTCAAGATATAATTGTTTCTACTAGTGAAGTAGCTAAAAAAGCAATAAATATTTTAAAAGAAAAAAAAGCTGGAAGAGCCTCTTTTCTTGCTTTAGATACAATAAAGATAACACCTAAAAAAGAGTTAAATATAAATTTAGATGGTGTTATTGGTTTGGCATCTAATTTAGTTGAAACTCAAGAGAGATATAAAATTGTTGCTGATTTTATTTTAGGAAATCTTCTAGTTGTAGAAAATATGGATATAGCATTAAAAATTATTAAAAAATCTCTATTTAATGGAAATGTAGTTACTCTTTCTGGAGAGCTTTTAAGTGCTCGTGGAAGAATTACTGGAGGAGATTCAGGAAACTCTACAGCCAGCCAATTATTTGAAAGAAAAAGAGAGATTGCTCAATTAAAAGAACAATGTAAAACTCTTAAAGAGAGAATTGAAAAGAGTGTAGAAGAGCAAAATAAAATAAGTAAAAAATTAGAAACTTTTGAAAATGAAATTGATAAAATAGACTCAACTGAAGAGGAATTAAGAAAACAAGTTAGAATAACCCAAGAATACTTTGAAGATTGTACAACTAAAAGGGAAAGAATTAATAAAGAGATTAGAACTATTAAACTAGAGCTTGAAGATGAAATAAGATATAATGAGGAATTTGAAAAGAAAATTTTTAATTCTAACAATGAAATGGATAAAATTGCTCTTATTATTGAAGAATTAAAAAGAGAAGAGGAAGAGGATATCATTAAATTCCAAAAAATAAATGGAATTATTTTAGAAAAAAGAGAGGAGTTTTCTGATAAAAAAATTCTTTTCTTAAATTCTCAAGATAAGATAAATCAACTTACTAGAGAAAAAGAGAGAGAGGAAAAAGAGTATGCTCTATTACTTTCCGAAAAGAAAGATATTCTTCAAAAGATAGATGAGATCAATTTAGAAATTGAAAAGCTTAAAAAAAATGAAGTAATCTTAACTAAAGAGATAGATGAAAGAATATTAAAATATGAGAGTGAAAATTCTGAAATAAATGAAAAGAAAAAGCTTAATGAAACTTTAGGAGAAGAGGAGAAAATCTTACTTAAAAGAAGAAAAGAGGTAGAAAGTTACCTATTACATAAAAAGGATTCATTAAATAAAATAAAAGATTTTGTTGAAAGATTAAAATTTGAATTAGAAAAATTAGTAGAAAATCTTGAAGCTCTTGAAGATATTCAAGAAACTGATATTATTTTAGAAAATCTTAAGCTAGAAAAAGAAAATCTAAAAGTTTTAGATAATAAATTAAAAAATTTCCAAGCTGTAAACCTTTTAGCCATTGAGGAGTTTAAAGAATTAAATGAAAAATATAATTTCTTAAGTACTCAAAAAGAGGATTTAATTAAAGGAAAAACTGTTCTTCTTGATTTAATCACAGAGATAGATGAAACTATACATTCTAGATTTTTTACTGCCTATAAAGCAATAGATGAAAACTTCAATAAAATGTGTATGGAGACAATAAATAATGCTGAAGGAAAATTAATACTAAATAATCCTGATAATTTTGATGACTGTGGAGTTGAAATTTTTGTAAAATTTAAAAATAAAAAAAGACAAGCTCTTTCTCTTCTATCTGGAGGAGAAAAATCAATGGTTGCCATTGCTTTTATCATGGGAATTTTTATGTTTAAACCAAGTCCTTTTACTTTCTTAGATGAGATAGAAGCAGCTCTTGATGAAAAAAATACAAAAAAACTTATAAACAAATTAAAAGAATTTACAGATAGATCACAATTTATCTTAATAACTCACAATAAAGATACAATGAAAGAATCAGAAACTATCTTTGGAGTAACTATGAACAAAGAAATTGGAATTTCAAAAATAGTTCCTGTAAGGTTTTAG
- the lpxK gene encoding tetraacyldisaccharide 4'-kinase: MRILAYIYYLITSFRNFLYDKRILPIRKVEGVEIICIGNITVGGTGKTPAVQYFVKRLQKMGRKVAVVSRGYRGKRKREPLLVSDGYQIFATPKESGDEPFMHALNLKVPIIVSSNRYKACLFAKKHFEVDTIILDDGFQHRKLHRDRDIVLIDATNPFGWGELLPKGMLREDFKKGAKRASEFIITKSDLVSEREVERIKKYLKKKLGKEVSIAKHGVASLCDLHGNQKPLFWIKGKRVLLFSGLANPLNFEKTVISLEPSYIERVDFMDHHNFKKKDIELIQRRADSMKAAFIIMTEKDLVKLPLDMDLENFFVLKIEFTILEDNCLKGIGGNKNNEL, encoded by the coding sequence ATGAGGATATTAGCATATATATATTACCTCATCACTTCCTTTCGGAATTTTCTCTATGATAAGAGGATACTTCCTATAAGAAAGGTAGAAGGGGTAGAGATTATCTGTATAGGTAATATTACAGTGGGAGGTACAGGAAAAACTCCCGCTGTACAATATTTTGTAAAAAGATTACAAAAAATGGGAAGAAAAGTGGCAGTAGTTTCTAGAGGATATAGGGGAAAAAGAAAACGTGAACCACTTTTAGTAAGTGATGGTTACCAAATTTTTGCTACTCCTAAAGAAAGTGGTGACGAACCATTTATGCATGCTCTCAATTTAAAAGTTCCTATTATTGTAAGCTCAAATAGATATAAAGCCTGTCTTTTTGCAAAAAAACACTTTGAAGTTGATACTATTATTCTTGATGATGGTTTCCAACATAGAAAGCTTCATCGTGACAGGGATATTGTTCTTATTGATGCTACTAATCCTTTTGGTTGGGGAGAATTACTTCCTAAAGGGATGTTGAGAGAGGATTTTAAAAAGGGAGCTAAAAGAGCTAGTGAATTTATTATCACTAAATCAGACTTAGTTAGTGAAAGAGAAGTTGAAAGAATAAAAAAATATCTTAAAAAGAAACTTGGAAAAGAGGTTTCTATTGCAAAACATGGAGTTGCTTCTCTATGTGACTTACATGGAAATCAAAAACCTCTCTTTTGGATAAAAGGAAAAAGAGTTTTACTTTTTTCTGGACTTGCTAATCCATTAAACTTTGAAAAAACTGTAATATCTTTAGAACCTTCATATATTGAAAGGGTTGATTTTATGGATCACCATAATTTTAAGAAAAAAGATATTGAGTTAATTCAAAGACGTGCAGATAGTATGAAGGCAGCTTTTATAATTATGACTGAAAAAGATTTAGTAAAATTACCACTTGATATGGATTTAGAGAATTTTTTTGTTTTAAAAATAGAATTTACTATATTAGAAGATAATTGTTTAAAGGGAATTGGAGGAAATAAAAATAATGAACTTTGA
- a CDS encoding PTS sugar transporter subunit IIA, whose protein sequence is MLQDYLNSKLITYITGKHTKEEVLKTLVDLIRKNSDYLKDEKHFYENIVAREELGSTGIGQGIAIPHARSEKIEKFVVAIGLLENKINFNSPDGEDVKLIILVGAPKGQNREYLSLVSQLMRTFRDKNFRENILCAHNYQELLEAIAELK, encoded by the coding sequence ATGTTACAAGATTATCTTAACAGTAAACTTATTACATATATAACTGGAAAACATACAAAAGAAGAGGTATTAAAAACATTAGTTGATTTAATTAGAAAAAATAGTGATTACTTAAAAGATGAAAAACATTTTTACGAAAATATTGTTGCTAGAGAAGAGCTTGGAAGCACAGGAATTGGACAGGGAATAGCTATTCCTCATGCTAGAAGTGAGAAAATAGAAAAATTTGTTGTTGCTATTGGCTTACTTGAAAATAAAATTAATTTTAATTCACCAGATGGAGAAGATGTAAAATTAATAATTTTAGTTGGAGCTCCTAAAGGACAAAATAGAGAGTATCTTTCTTTAGTTTCACAACTTATGAGAACTTTTAGAGATAAAAACTTTAGAGAAAATATTCTATGTGCTCATAATTATCAAGAACTTTTAGAAGCTATTGCGGAGTTAAAATGA
- the nadD gene encoding nicotinate-nucleotide adenylyltransferase: MRIGIYGGSFNPIHNAHIGIVKYILEKLQLDRIIIIPVGKASHRDDVVVNGSLREKMCQLAFEGEEKIIVSDIEIKRSKTSYTIDTLRKLISLYGGHNEFYEIVGEDSAYNFSKWKEYEKILELSKVVVFRREGFNGGIEHKNIIYLDTPLYDISSTMIRNRIKNSESISDLVPKKVAKFIESNNLYK; the protein is encoded by the coding sequence ATGAGAATAGGAATATATGGTGGTAGTTTTAACCCCATTCATAATGCACATATAGGTATTGTTAAATATATATTAGAAAAACTTCAACTGGATAGAATTATAATTATTCCTGTGGGTAAAGCTTCTCATAGAGATGATGTTGTAGTAAATGGATCTCTTAGAGAAAAAATGTGTCAATTAGCTTTTGAAGGAGAAGAGAAAATTATAGTTTCAGATATTGAAATAAAAAGAAGTAAAACTTCTTATACTATTGATACATTAAGAAAATTAATATCTTTATATGGTGGACATAACGAATTTTATGAAATAGTTGGAGAGGATTCTGCTTATAACTTTTCTAAGTGGAAAGAGTATGAAAAAATATTAGAGCTTAGTAAGGTTGTAGTCTTTCGAAGAGAGGGATTCAATGGTGGTATTGAACATAAAAATATAATCTATCTTGATACTCCTCTATATGATATATCCTCAACTATGATTAGAAATAGAATAAAAAACAGTGAAAGTATTTCAGATTTAGTTCCTAAAAAAGTAGCTAAATTTATTGAATCTAATAACTTATATAAATAG
- the yfcE gene encoding phosphodiesterase — protein MKLFIISDIHGSLFYLKKVMEIFNKGNYDKLIILGDELYHGPRNPLPKDYSPKEVIEILNQYKEKIIAVRGNCDSEVDQMVLNYPIMNDYSLIYLGDKRVYLTHGHIYNKENPLPMCKGDIMIYGHFHIPMAEEIEGKYFFNPGSISLPKNSSSNSFAILDEKGFTIKDLDENVILYKSI, from the coding sequence ATGAAGTTATTTATAATATCAGATATTCATGGATCACTTTTTTATCTTAAAAAAGTAATGGAAATTTTCAATAAAGGAAATTATGACAAACTTATAATCTTAGGTGATGAACTTTATCACGGACCAAGAAATCCTCTTCCTAAAGATTATTCTCCTAAAGAGGTAATAGAAATATTAAATCAATACAAAGAAAAAATCATAGCTGTTAGGGGAAATTGTGATAGTGAAGTGGATCAAATGGTTCTTAATTATCCTATAATGAATGATTATTCTCTTATCTATTTAGGTGATAAAAGAGTTTATTTAACTCATGGACATATCTATAATAAAGAAAATCCCCTTCCAATGTGTAAAGGGGATATAATGATATATGGACATTTTCATATTCCTATGGCAGAAGAGATTGAAGGAAAGTATTTCTTCAATCCAGGTTCTATCTCTCTACCTAAAAACAGTAGTAGTAATAGCTTTGCTATACTTGATGAGAAAGGCTTTACTATTAAAGATTTAGATGAAAATGTAATTTTATACAAAAGCATTTAA